The Amycolatopsis sp. DG1A-15b genome window below encodes:
- a CDS encoding LamG-like jellyroll fold domain-containing protein, with product MDEGDLVRFRGARWRALLVCVAVGVGTAVADAPAQADTPRVVPGSAPDEVTAAAYARAGGKPVEVASETTETSQTMANPDGSWTMTQYVHPVRVKQAGAWTPVDATLVRRADGTVGPKAVTIDVKLNPGGTGSAGVPIVQAGQDGKEVGLNWTSDLPAPALTGDTATYAEVLPGVDLTVKAAPEGFTENLVIKTPEAAKNPKLREIPFGLHTRNTTVSVAEGQGPGTPAQAAPTDGLEVKDAAGRVVFSGDASRMWDSSGDGSTAEQELGEGGGRREAVMDVALTPDKVTISPDQAFLSDPATRYPVSLDPGYDCNSCWNQAHVVVQSGHRDAHNWNATDGDLSNLKAGFENFDTAGTSRSYIQMNSERLGGTVVHSATLNTKVQHSAKCSDVAKPTGLWLSNPASPDTTWAAQPGWGYQVSTMNVANCHDTPNVDGVFNATAAAKDAAANRWQSTWFVLAAANEGDGVAAWRRFDLNPYFAVNYNSYPNSPAALSMQNGTLPCTSGPDRPWVYTKTPQIAGRLSDPDGGTLYGKFAVAYGALGHNVYVHDNGDNLVPVGTGGSNQESTAQLAAVPPGWINEDGIYNWSMQAYDDELWSNWVGNCEFVVDTKVPMPPVVAMASWTNPKVQGDAVEFSVWTGMATENLYDIDHFIYTTDGSEPQPQGSPTAPATQGVDADGKMVATTSIKVVAANGNQNLIKVKSVNKAGMPSPNATCVVLPQSNPALDGPSCSYHVQPLTPGKNLVAAWGADEPSGTTLIDAASSTPDNATLPTHPATVSGGVTRGAGYNHGTSWTHPDTSGYSDGAKGAIDLDGTSGYAQTGDRALDPSESFTVAAWAKLADTTHSQTIIAQDGSQAMAVALQYNKETNAWALRVSVDDSVTPAAAWAFSSGPAQIGVWTHVAGTYDASTHAATLYVDGAKQSTVIAHPWAATGPAVLGAAKWAGARADLFHGSLDDLQVWQRALSGQDVHDLADVAVPLAAYGLAEGCGPELTAVPSRVPSLRAGWSFGESSGNLATDATQRGNDITLTGSYARVPGRSGGGLRLDGTAAYGTTTRPVTNTAASFTVSAWVNPADLNASYTVLSQAGANAPAFVLRYDKGVNRWAFGMNPADDAAATTSWAVGTTTPQTGAWTLLTGTFDQATMRLNLYVNGRHEADSTLAQAWTANGPLYLGAEQGGHNPFKGMLDEARMWGRVLTDDQIAAMRPFAYYDSVSQAEGTASGAVSLGMETGAAGNPTACAAQFPINGGEVATTRPANLRTDKSFTVEAWVKHSWTAADVAANGPVDTSPRAVVTATDSQFSPFLLGYRPWADASGALHGRWSFLISPYATSGNDGRFALSDAEAADNTWTHLVATYDAATGYMALFVNGTKQNFFVNTPDGGGVTARDAGAPLVLGHGVWTGLRSDVWYGGLAGVRVYGGLLDSAGIRRDRILDDPGNLFGVFH from the coding sequence TTGGACGAGGGGGATCTCGTGCGTTTTCGTGGTGCGCGTTGGCGCGCTCTTTTGGTGTGCGTTGCCGTCGGTGTCGGGACCGCTGTGGCGGACGCGCCGGCTCAGGCCGATACGCCCCGGGTTGTTCCGGGTTCGGCTCCGGACGAGGTCACGGCCGCTGCTTATGCCCGTGCGGGTGGTAAGCCGGTCGAGGTGGCGTCGGAGACGACCGAGACGTCGCAGACCATGGCGAATCCGGACGGCTCGTGGACGATGACGCAGTACGTCCACCCGGTGCGGGTGAAGCAGGCCGGGGCGTGGACGCCGGTCGACGCCACGTTGGTGCGGCGGGCGGACGGCACGGTGGGGCCGAAGGCGGTCACGATCGACGTCAAGCTCAACCCTGGTGGGACGGGCTCTGCCGGCGTGCCGATCGTGCAGGCGGGGCAGGACGGCAAAGAGGTCGGCCTGAACTGGACGAGCGACCTGCCGGCGCCGGCGCTGACCGGTGACACGGCCACCTACGCGGAAGTGCTTCCCGGCGTCGACTTGACGGTGAAGGCGGCTCCCGAGGGCTTCACGGAGAACTTGGTCATCAAGACGCCGGAGGCAGCGAAAAACCCCAAGCTGCGGGAGATCCCGTTCGGCCTGCACACGCGCAACACGACTGTCAGCGTTGCCGAAGGTCAGGGTCCTGGCACGCCGGCGCAGGCTGCTCCGACCGATGGGCTCGAGGTCAAGGACGCGGCCGGGCGAGTGGTTTTCTCCGGGGATGCCTCGCGGATGTGGGATTCCTCCGGTGACGGCTCAACGGCCGAGCAGGAGCTCGGCGAGGGCGGCGGCCGGCGGGAGGCCGTGATGGATGTCGCCCTCACTCCCGACAAGGTGACCATCAGCCCGGACCAGGCGTTTCTGAGCGACCCGGCCACCCGGTACCCGGTGTCGCTGGACCCGGGCTACGACTGCAATTCGTGCTGGAACCAGGCGCATGTGGTGGTCCAGTCCGGACACCGGGACGCACACAACTGGAACGCCACGGACGGGGACCTGTCGAACCTGAAGGCGGGTTTCGAAAACTTCGACACGGCCGGGACGTCGCGGTCCTACATCCAGATGAACAGTGAGCGCTTGGGTGGCACGGTGGTGCACAGCGCGACGCTGAACACCAAGGTCCAGCACAGCGCCAAGTGCAGTGATGTCGCGAAGCCGACCGGGTTGTGGTTGTCGAACCCCGCATCCCCGGACACCACCTGGGCCGCGCAGCCGGGGTGGGGCTACCAGGTGTCCACCATGAACGTCGCGAACTGCCACGACACACCGAACGTGGATGGGGTGTTCAATGCCACCGCGGCGGCGAAGGATGCTGCGGCGAACCGTTGGCAGAGCACGTGGTTCGTGCTCGCGGCCGCCAACGAAGGCGACGGTGTGGCGGCGTGGCGCCGGTTCGACCTGAACCCGTACTTCGCGGTGAACTACAACTCCTACCCGAACTCGCCGGCGGCGCTGTCGATGCAGAACGGGACGCTGCCGTGTACGTCGGGACCGGACCGGCCGTGGGTGTACACGAAGACGCCGCAGATCGCGGGCCGGCTGTCCGATCCGGACGGCGGCACGCTCTACGGCAAGTTCGCCGTCGCCTATGGTGCGCTCGGCCACAACGTCTACGTCCACGACAACGGCGACAACCTCGTCCCGGTGGGCACCGGCGGGTCGAACCAGGAGTCGACCGCGCAACTGGCCGCGGTCCCGCCGGGGTGGATCAACGAAGACGGCATCTACAACTGGTCGATGCAGGCCTACGACGATGAACTGTGGTCGAACTGGGTCGGCAACTGCGAGTTCGTCGTGGACACCAAGGTGCCGATGCCGCCCGTGGTGGCGATGGCGTCCTGGACCAACCCGAAGGTCCAGGGCGACGCGGTGGAGTTCAGCGTGTGGACCGGTATGGCCACCGAGAACCTCTACGACATCGATCATTTCATCTACACCACCGACGGTTCCGAACCCCAGCCTCAGGGCTCGCCGACCGCGCCGGCCACCCAGGGCGTCGACGCCGACGGGAAGATGGTCGCCACGACGTCGATCAAGGTGGTAGCGGCCAACGGCAACCAGAACCTGATCAAGGTCAAGTCGGTGAACAAGGCCGGCATGCCCAGCCCCAACGCCACCTGCGTGGTGCTCCCCCAATCCAACCCGGCGCTGGACGGCCCCTCCTGCTCCTACCACGTCCAGCCGCTCACGCCCGGCAAGAACCTGGTCGCCGCCTGGGGCGCCGACGAACCGTCAGGCACCACGTTGATCGACGCCGCTTCATCGACGCCGGACAACGCGACCCTGCCCACCCACCCGGCCACGGTGTCCGGCGGTGTCACCCGCGGTGCGGGCTACAACCACGGCACCAGCTGGACCCACCCCGACACCAGCGGCTACAGCGACGGTGCGAAAGGCGCGATCGACCTCGACGGCACCAGCGGCTACGCCCAGACCGGCGACCGTGCGCTCGACCCGTCGGAGTCGTTCACCGTGGCGGCCTGGGCGAAACTCGCCGACACCACGCATTCGCAAACCATCATCGCCCAGGACGGCTCCCAGGCGATGGCGGTCGCGCTGCAGTACAACAAGGAAACCAACGCCTGGGCACTGCGCGTCTCGGTCGATGATTCGGTCACCCCGGCGGCCGCCTGGGCCTTCTCGAGCGGACCAGCCCAAATAGGGGTGTGGACGCATGTGGCGGGAACGTATGACGCGTCGACCCATGCTGCGACGCTCTACGTCGACGGCGCGAAGCAGAGCACGGTGATCGCTCATCCGTGGGCGGCGACCGGGCCAGCGGTGCTGGGCGCGGCGAAATGGGCCGGAGCTCGCGCTGATTTGTTCCACGGGTCGCTCGATGACCTGCAGGTGTGGCAGCGGGCCCTGTCCGGACAGGACGTCCACGACCTGGCCGACGTGGCAGTACCGCTGGCCGCGTACGGCTTGGCCGAGGGCTGCGGCCCGGAGCTCACCGCAGTGCCCTCGCGGGTCCCGTCCTTGCGGGCAGGCTGGTCGTTCGGGGAAAGCAGCGGCAACCTGGCCACGGACGCCACGCAGCGCGGCAACGACATTACCCTGACCGGCAGCTACGCGCGGGTTCCCGGGCGCAGCGGCGGCGGGCTTCGGCTGGATGGAACGGCGGCGTACGGCACCACGACGAGGCCCGTCACCAACACCGCCGCGTCTTTCACGGTGTCCGCATGGGTCAATCCGGCTGACCTCAACGCAAGTTACACGGTGTTGTCGCAGGCAGGCGCGAATGCGCCGGCGTTCGTGCTCCGCTACGACAAGGGCGTGAACCGCTGGGCATTCGGCATGAACCCGGCGGACGACGCCGCGGCAACCACCAGTTGGGCGGTTGGCACGACGACCCCGCAGACCGGTGCCTGGACGTTGCTCACCGGCACGTTCGACCAGGCGACGATGCGGCTGAACCTGTACGTCAACGGACGGCACGAGGCCGACTCCACGCTAGCGCAGGCTTGGACAGCGAACGGGCCCCTGTACCTCGGGGCCGAGCAAGGAGGTCACAACCCGTTCAAGGGCATGCTCGACGAAGCCCGCATGTGGGGCCGGGTCCTCACCGACGATCAGATCGCAGCCATGAGGCCGTTCGCCTACTACGACTCGGTCAGCCAGGCGGAGGGCACTGCCTCGGGCGCGGTCTCACTCGGCATGGAGACCGGTGCGGCCGGCAATCCGACAGCGTGTGCCGCTCAGTTCCCCATCAATGGCGGTGAAGTTGCGACCACCAGGCCTGCCAACCTGCGGACCGACAAGTCCTTCACGGTGGAGGCCTGGGTCAAGCACTCCTGGACCGCGGCGGATGTGGCTGCGAACGGACCGGTCGATACCTCGCCTCGTGCGGTCGTCACGGCCACCGACTCTCAGTTCTCGCCCTTCCTGCTCGGCTACCGGCCGTGGGCCGACGCATCCGGAGCGCTGCACGGCCGGTGGAGCTTCTTGATCTCGCCCTATGCGACTTCGGGTAACGACGGCAGGTTCGCCCTCAGCGATGCCGAGGCTGCGGACAACACTTGGACGCACCTGGTCGCCACCTACGACGCCGCCACCGGCTACATGGCGCTGTTCGTCAATGGCACGAAGCAGAACTTCTTCGTCAACACACCTGATGGCGGTGGAGTCACCGCTCGTGACGCGGGCGCGCCGCTTGTCCTCGGTCACGGGGTGTGGACGGGGCTGCGCAGCGATGTCTGGTACGGCGGTCTGGCCGGCGTGCGTGTCTACGGCGGACTTCTCGATTCGGCCGGTATCCGGAGGGACAGGATCCTCGACGACCCCGGCAATCTCTTCGGCGTCTTCCACTAG
- a CDS encoding pentapeptide repeat-containing protein: protein MQDYRVRNAEFAGATFTGDAWFSNATLTGDAEFADATFTGDTGFSNAAFVGSTWFNGAAFTGVARFIAATFIGGVRFPRASFSGDAEFVGAVFAGAAFGSRVSDRRDVDAVGDHASGKGPLSGT from the coding sequence TTGCAGGACTATCGCGTCCGTAACGCCGAGTTCGCCGGCGCTACCTTCACTGGCGACGCCTGGTTCAGCAATGCAACCTTGACCGGCGACGCCGAGTTCGCCGACGCTACCTTTACCGGCGACACCGGGTTCAGCAATGCGGCCTTCGTCGGCTCCACCTGGTTCAACGGTGCGGCCTTCACCGGCGTCGCCCGGTTCATCGCCGCGACGTTCATTGGAGGCGTCCGGTTTCCTCGCGCGAGCTTCAGCGGCGACGCCGAGTTTGTCGGTGCGGTCTTCGCTGGCGCTGCCTTCGGCAGCCGGGTCTCGGATCGGCGCGATGTCGATGCCGTTGGGGATCACGCGTCGGGTAAAGGGCCACTATCCGGTACATAG
- the shbA gene encoding RNA polymerase sigma factor ShbA — MAETAAVSPTTTAETLVNRSSVGTQGVRHLAGRAHPDDVTRVLDRSGRTRPRTEQTASNVRDYRTPESMPRPGGRLTKEDLDPLVKDAGEGNPAAIHSLLQMIEPVVVRYCRARMGGRDLSYLSADDVAQEVCLAVLKALPDYQDRGGSFLYLVHAIAANKVADAYRAVARDRSEPVPELPERPQVGNEPETLNLELGERLGRLLHSLPKVQQEILTLRIAVGFSAQETAEALGISAGNVRVTQHRALTRLRGMIHDEF; from the coding sequence ATGGCTGAAACCGCAGCTGTGAGCCCAACGACCACTGCCGAGACCCTGGTGAACCGTTCCTCGGTCGGCACCCAGGGTGTGCGGCACCTGGCCGGGCGAGCCCACCCTGACGACGTGACCCGCGTCCTCGACCGGAGCGGGCGCACCCGCCCGCGCACCGAGCAGACCGCGAGCAACGTGCGCGATTATCGCACTCCCGAGTCGATGCCCCGCCCGGGCGGACGGCTCACCAAGGAGGACCTCGACCCGCTCGTGAAGGACGCGGGCGAGGGCAACCCGGCCGCGATCCACTCGCTGCTGCAGATGATCGAGCCGGTGGTGGTCCGCTACTGCCGCGCCCGCATGGGCGGCCGGGACCTCTCCTACCTGTCGGCCGACGACGTCGCCCAGGAAGTCTGCCTCGCCGTGCTCAAGGCCCTGCCCGACTACCAGGACCGCGGCGGCTCCTTCCTGTACCTGGTCCACGCGATCGCGGCCAACAAGGTCGCCGACGCCTACCGCGCCGTCGCCCGCGACCGCTCCGAGCCCGTCCCCGAACTCCCGGAGCGCCCGCAGGTCGGCAACGAGCCGGAGACTCTGAACCTGGAACTCGGTGAGCGTCTCGGCCGGCTGCTCCATTCTCTCCCCAAGGTGCAGCAGGAGATCCTCACCCTGCGCATCGCAGTCGGCTTCTCGGCGCAGGAAACCGCCGAGGCACTCGGGATCTCCGCGGGGAACGTGCGTGTGACGCAGCACCGCGCGCTGACCCGGCTGCGCGGCATGATCCACGACGAGTTCTGA
- a CDS encoding site-specific integrase yields the protein MFTAIIRTHGTAGRPVTAGTLQRIHATVRAALNAAARRGLIDRNPARHVELPRGRRPHAVVWTPPRIAQWHATGERPQVAVWTAAQTATFLHEIRDHRLYLLFHLVALLGLRRGEVIGLRWSDVDLEAGYLTVSHQIRQVGSTIEVGKPKSEASNRVIALDHATINLLRRHHDTLFGVPVGYLFLNGLGQPIRPDALTRLFRLLNTRSGLPPIRLHDLRHGAASLSLAAGNDLKTVQDMLGHASIVLTADTYTSVLPSLARQSAEATARLVLDAARTTGTRLRTPRRRHRTATRRPVTAGRRTSHTISAA from the coding sequence ATGTTCACCGCGATCATCCGCACCCACGGGACCGCAGGCCGACCGGTCACCGCGGGCACGTTGCAGCGCATCCACGCCACCGTGCGCGCCGCCCTCAACGCTGCCGCCCGACGCGGCCTGATCGACCGCAACCCCGCCCGCCACGTCGAACTCCCCCGCGGACGACGACCGCACGCCGTCGTCTGGACACCACCCCGCATCGCCCAATGGCACGCCACCGGAGAACGCCCCCAAGTCGCCGTCTGGACCGCCGCGCAGACCGCCACCTTCCTGCACGAAATCCGCGACCACCGGCTCTACCTGCTCTTCCACCTCGTCGCCCTGCTCGGACTACGCCGCGGCGAAGTCATTGGACTGCGATGGAGCGACGTCGACCTCGAGGCCGGCTACCTGACCGTGTCCCACCAGATCCGCCAGGTCGGCTCGACCATCGAGGTCGGCAAGCCGAAGAGCGAGGCCAGTAACCGCGTGATCGCCCTCGACCACGCCACCATCAACCTGCTGCGCCGCCACCACGACACGCTGTTCGGAGTCCCGGTCGGCTACCTGTTCCTCAACGGGCTCGGTCAGCCGATTCGGCCCGACGCGCTGACCCGCCTCTTCCGCCTATTGAACACTCGATCTGGGCTGCCGCCGATCCGGCTACACGACCTCCGCCACGGCGCCGCCAGCCTCTCCCTCGCCGCCGGCAACGACCTCAAAACCGTCCAGGACATGCTCGGCCACGCCAGCATCGTCCTCACCGCCGACACCTACACCAGCGTCCTGCCCAGCCTGGCCCGCCAGTCCGCTGAAGCCACCGCACGACTCGTCCTCGACGCCGCCCGCACCACCGGCACCCGCCTCCGCACACCACGCCGACGGCACCGCACGGCTACCCGCCGACCCGTCACCGCCGGCAGACGAACCAGCCACACCATCAGCGCCGCCTGA
- a CDS encoding NACHT domain-containing protein, whose amino-acid sequence MTGLEALLGPSIAKAAATGVTRAGIWGSQKIFEAKRKRKIRALLDSKGDSKCADLLASLDQNDVDKVLSFCQSSEFNNCSLMLTRARLIEGQGRKSEKVAAAVRGEIEEGLRLHLGHAPESPLPELLFSALNESVTLNIKRLSDSDISASPTLKAELIKTIGSLASAGVRNVDLMQSLASIGEINEFASDFRSHIAATSGTMRLPHAGAKRRVAYEQLFVQPRLHVRQSTNETAQIAPLQLLDDEGKQARDLLEEHTRMVILGDPGGGKSTLSRHLIFQIAAEDAGSLARVPFFVELKEYAKSLRDPSNKQTVVEYLEGVCRAPNNSVPPKDAIEYLLLNDRAVVVLDGLDELLDTSLRRTVVEIVESFSYKFPTCPILVTSRKIGYDEAPLDPHLFSVIDLDEFDDNDVNNYVEKWFRLEETIKEDLTKKRFTESFIEDSEFVSDLRHNPLLLSLMCGIYASENYIPTNRPDVYEKCSLLLFERWDKQRGIERPLSFDAHVQAAMRSLALYMLTNSEDATLPRLRTLEFMKSYLLEKRFDNEEDAENAANEFIEFCQGRAWVLTDVGSETYGFTHRTFLEYFSASQLVKQNSSADKLYRILSSKIQAKEWDVVAQLSLQILGKQVEDGADDFLLLAMADCDKRTMSSEERNIVSFVTRSLQFLVPKPIVLQKICDLAIEYSREPGILFSVTTHAAPNETEWPIVDLRHVAKENITRVGDTLRASVKKSFSANGVEERILFAATVAFTYFSIKTPSSLAYWIEWTTENAEVHFRHIIDQKLDEYWWLGILELERDGITLRHMLSLHGATSLYRYEISGLGVAKPPLAFRQLAGGSGLITDSYRDEKSRAALRRRVRRQLSSEFSTIMSMRVKMSPAELRPITGLISEGHSRAITRTSELILLLPLIEDFVTQIKRNIKASNEIKDRVTSQYSGLFRASILSRLGFVDEVPRALHLARPLLNRNEDALEKFKDWLECRITLIQRPRRTSSSTSGASESP is encoded by the coding sequence ATGACAGGCCTCGAGGCTCTGCTAGGGCCAAGCATAGCCAAAGCGGCAGCTACTGGGGTAACCAGAGCGGGAATCTGGGGAAGTCAGAAGATCTTTGAAGCTAAACGAAAAAGAAAAATTCGCGCCCTACTTGACAGTAAGGGTGATTCAAAGTGTGCCGATTTACTTGCATCACTCGACCAAAATGACGTCGATAAAGTGCTATCTTTCTGCCAATCAAGTGAATTTAATAACTGTTCACTGATGCTCACCCGAGCACGCCTTATTGAGGGTCAGGGGCGCAAATCTGAGAAAGTCGCAGCGGCAGTTCGAGGAGAGATAGAAGAAGGCCTCCGGCTACATCTGGGTCACGCCCCAGAATCCCCGCTTCCAGAACTACTTTTTTCCGCTTTGAATGAATCGGTTACTCTTAACATCAAGCGACTATCAGACTCGGACATCTCCGCATCTCCCACATTGAAAGCGGAGTTAATAAAAACAATTGGCAGCCTGGCGTCCGCCGGGGTTCGAAATGTGGACTTGATGCAATCCCTTGCAAGCATCGGGGAAATAAACGAATTTGCCTCGGACTTCCGCTCCCATATCGCGGCAACGAGCGGAACAATGCGCCTACCTCACGCAGGAGCCAAGCGGCGCGTGGCGTACGAGCAACTTTTCGTCCAACCGCGCCTACATGTGCGCCAAAGCACTAACGAGACAGCACAGATTGCTCCCTTGCAGCTCCTCGACGATGAGGGAAAACAGGCTCGAGATCTACTCGAAGAGCACACCCGGATGGTCATTCTCGGCGATCCTGGCGGCGGAAAGTCGACCCTGTCTCGCCATCTCATATTTCAAATCGCGGCGGAAGATGCTGGCTCATTAGCCCGAGTTCCATTCTTTGTCGAACTGAAAGAGTACGCAAAGAGTCTGCGTGATCCAAGCAATAAGCAAACCGTTGTCGAATATCTAGAAGGAGTTTGTCGCGCCCCCAATAACAGCGTTCCACCGAAGGATGCAATCGAGTACTTACTTCTGAATGACAGAGCCGTCGTAGTGCTTGACGGACTAGACGAACTACTCGACACGTCGCTCCGTCGAACAGTCGTAGAGATAGTTGAGTCATTTTCGTACAAGTTCCCGACGTGTCCAATTCTGGTAACCTCGCGAAAGATTGGATACGACGAAGCCCCTCTGGACCCTCATTTATTCTCAGTTATTGATCTGGATGAATTCGACGATAACGACGTCAACAACTATGTCGAAAAGTGGTTTCGACTCGAAGAGACCATCAAAGAAGATCTCACAAAGAAGCGATTTACGGAGAGCTTCATTGAAGACAGTGAATTCGTCTCCGACTTGCGGCACAATCCTTTGCTATTGTCACTAATGTGCGGTATTTACGCGTCAGAGAATTACATACCCACTAATCGACCTGACGTATATGAGAAGTGCTCTCTTCTGCTATTTGAACGTTGGGATAAGCAAAGAGGCATCGAGCGACCACTGTCCTTCGACGCTCATGTACAAGCAGCAATGCGCTCGCTTGCACTATACATGCTGACGAACAGCGAGGACGCAACTCTACCCAGGCTAAGAACACTTGAATTCATGAAGTCATACCTCCTCGAAAAGCGTTTCGACAACGAAGAGGACGCCGAGAACGCAGCCAATGAATTCATTGAGTTCTGCCAGGGTCGCGCGTGGGTTTTGACGGATGTTGGATCCGAAACCTATGGGTTCACGCATCGCACTTTCCTCGAATATTTCTCGGCAAGCCAGCTTGTCAAGCAGAACTCAAGTGCTGATAAACTCTACAGAATTCTTTCGTCGAAGATTCAAGCAAAGGAATGGGATGTAGTCGCTCAACTCTCGCTGCAGATCCTCGGAAAGCAAGTCGAGGACGGAGCAGACGACTTTTTATTGCTCGCAATGGCTGATTGCGACAAGCGTACGATGAGCTCGGAAGAGCGCAATATCGTATCATTTGTCACGCGATCCCTTCAGTTCTTAGTGCCAAAGCCGATCGTGTTACAAAAAATTTGCGATCTGGCTATTGAATACTCACGGGAACCTGGGATCCTCTTCTCGGTCACCACGCACGCCGCACCAAACGAGACAGAGTGGCCCATTGTCGATCTTCGTCACGTCGCGAAAGAGAACATTACAAGAGTCGGCGATACGCTTCGAGCTTCAGTTAAAAAGTCATTCAGCGCGAACGGAGTGGAAGAAAGAATTTTATTTGCTGCAACTGTAGCTTTCACCTACTTTTCCATCAAAACACCCAGTTCGCTTGCCTACTGGATTGAATGGACTACAGAGAATGCTGAGGTTCACTTTCGCCATATCATCGATCAAAAACTTGATGAGTACTGGTGGCTGGGGATCCTCGAACTTGAACGCGATGGGATAACGCTTCGACACATGCTTAGCTTGCACGGCGCAACCTCACTCTATCGGTATGAAATTTCCGGCCTCGGAGTAGCGAAGCCTCCGCTCGCTTTCAGGCAGCTCGCTGGCGGCAGTGGCCTTATTACTGACAGCTATCGCGACGAAAAGTCGCGTGCCGCGCTCAGACGGCGAGTTCGACGACAGCTCAGTAGCGAGTTTTCGACAATAATGTCAATGCGAGTGAAGATGTCCCCGGCGGAGCTGCGGCCGATTACCGGGCTGATTTCAGAAGGTCACTCTCGTGCGATTACCAGGACGAGTGAACTTATCTTATTACTTCCACTCATCGAAGATTTTGTAACGCAAATAAAGAGGAATATTAAGGCGTCGAACGAAATCAAGGATCGTGTAACGAGCCAGTACAGCGGTCTTTTTCGTGCATCCATTCTAAGCCGATTAGGATTCGTTGACGAGGTACCTAGGGCACTTCACCTGGCGCGACCCTTGCTAAACAGGAACGAGGATGCCTTAGAGAAGTTCAAGGACTGGCTAGAGTGTCGAATCACTCTAATTCAACGACCTCGACGCACATCTTCCTCTACGTCAGGCGCTAGCGAATCTCCATGA
- a CDS encoding GntR family transcriptional regulator: MSELLFGDHPEFPDNDEPRYKQIAKEYRARIISGELQDGEKLPSEAQLCEIHDVSPITARAAMRLLREWGFANGIRGKGVFVRRLDKLTRIAPLRYFRGQEARTYVREAEAANVEMQVEHKTTKTTAPANIAERLGINEGDPVTCTRYFIRMGNPPQPVTSSLAWEPLALTGGTDIELPHVGPHADKGIVDRFSAIGHEVNQVEERLDIRTPNAEEAKLLDIPANRPVVQITQTFRVADRFGAEDDLAVETADILFPADRYELRYVMEIR; encoded by the coding sequence ATGTCAGAGCTGCTGTTCGGCGACCACCCGGAGTTCCCGGACAACGACGAGCCCCGCTACAAGCAGATCGCGAAGGAGTACCGGGCCCGAATCATCAGCGGCGAGCTGCAGGACGGGGAGAAGCTGCCGAGCGAGGCTCAGCTCTGCGAGATCCACGACGTCTCACCGATCACCGCGCGCGCGGCGATGCGCCTGTTGCGGGAGTGGGGCTTCGCGAACGGCATTCGGGGTAAGGGCGTGTTCGTCCGCCGCCTGGACAAGCTGACCCGGATCGCGCCGCTGCGCTACTTCCGAGGTCAGGAGGCCCGCACGTACGTGCGCGAGGCTGAGGCTGCGAACGTCGAGATGCAGGTCGAGCACAAGACGACCAAGACGACGGCGCCGGCCAATATCGCCGAGCGGCTGGGCATCAACGAGGGCGACCCGGTGACCTGCACTCGCTACTTCATCCGGATGGGGAACCCGCCGCAGCCGGTCACGAGCAGCCTGGCGTGGGAGCCGCTGGCCCTTACAGGCGGGACAGACATCGAGCTTCCGCACGTGGGGCCGCACGCCGACAAGGGCATCGTTGACCGATTCTCGGCTATCGGGCACGAGGTTAACCAGGTCGAAGAACGCCTCGATATCCGCACGCCGAATGCCGAAGAGGCCAAGCTTCTCGACATCCCGGCGAACCGGCCGGTCGTGCAGATCACGCAGACGTTCCGCGTCGCCGACCGCTTCGGTGCGGAAGATGACCTGGCAGTAGAAACCGCAGACATACTCTTTCCCGCTGATCGATACGAACTTCGATATGTCATGGAGATTCGCTAG